In a single window of the Anguilla rostrata isolate EN2019 chromosome 6, ASM1855537v3, whole genome shotgun sequence genome:
- the LOC135256478 gene encoding GRB10-interacting GYF protein 2-like isoform X5, whose amino-acid sequence MELEFQGTMAETQMLNFGPEWLRALSGGGGGGGGGSSNSVASPPLSPALPKYKLADYRYGREEMLALYVKDNKIPLDLHDKEFLPILQEEPLPPLALVPFTEEEQRNFSMSVNSAAVLRLTGRGVGTVVGAPRGRSSSRGRGRGRGEGGFYQRSFDDGEGGFGRGGREMHRSQSWEERGDKRFEKPGRKDPDVATAHFQLNHTVRANYEEGVAVPGRKHEFTRSESENWRVSREEQNGGDDDEGGWRLAGSRRDGSDRWCPPSPEGPRSAGWDQRRRFPFDGREEERGYRRAQDDERDSLPEWCLEDAEEETGTFDSSGAFLSLKGRAAELSGLPQMKQKAPKEPILEEAELDFRPAEDCEAHVDPDETKETDTPAGKEADGREDSGKSEEEAAPPLSTPPCPAEPQLLRPTPSPPHQPEREEDTPPPPEAWPVPSKAPPSIAPPTSTVAQQQLAPPSLQETSTPTFAATQQRRPPDMPQLVPGPLPFPAGIMAPIGQPEALPHDADDDEGLKHFEQEAEKMVAYLQEDDKLSASGLEPAKPAALPLSHEAALKWFYKDPQGEIQGPFSNQEMMEWFQAGYFTMTLLVKRGCDELFQPLGEIIKMWGRVPFTPGPSPPPMLGDVDQARLKRQQELTALNLYQLQQLQYQYLIRQQYAQALAQQQKAAALGAPQQPQQQQHLNLLLQQYQALKMRTSEQSLVPPVTRSMSVPDSGSVWELQNPSPQASASATVAHAARSAWEGGSVWDLPGDSVAQAPSLEQIQQLEKAKAAAKLEQERKEAELRAKREEEERKRREEALLAQQEEERKRREEEELARRQQEEALRLQQEQEEALRRQKEEEEEEARRLQERKRREEEERRQREELLRKQEEERKKQEELEALRRLEEEKRLEEEARLLQQEEQKKREQDVQRQRQQEALRRLQQQQQQQQLAQMKLPSSSKWGQQAAGSLPLCQAQSALSLAEIQKLEEERERQALEERHQQQQELMRVIQQQQQQQQQQAQSQSQPQSRLPGWGSASRQPSATPKSLLEIQREEAQQMKQRKEAPQPGCPQQTRTSSSSSSSSVGSVWGSASSGSLQWGTDAGSIWSSPADASNANLGFWDEAAKEAATTPPQKNPAKKNKSNANLSHSSSGRANKKAEEEEKLLKLFQGVNQTQDGFTQWCEQALHTLNTANNLDVPTFTSFLKEVESPYEVHDYVRAYLGDTPESKEFAKHFLERRAKQNANHQTAPPQPPLQPAQPARPAPQQKAQQQPDSVWGGTQPGRQSIFQSNHSSLQQARFETVTSGKKKKKQKMVRADPSLLGFSVNASSERLNMGEIETVEDF is encoded by the exons ATGGAATTAG AATTTCAAGGAACAATGGCAGAAACCCAGATGCTGAACTTTGGACCCGAGTG GCTTCGCGCCCTGtccggcggtggcggcggcggcggcggcggcagcagcaacAGCgtcgcctcccctcccctctcaccaGCGCTGCCAAAGTACAAGCTGGCGGATTACCGCTACGGCAGAGAGGAGATGTTAGCACTTTATGTAAAGGATAATAAG ATTCCTCTAGATCTGCATGATAAGGAGTTCCTCCCTATTTTACAAGAGGAGCCCCTCCCACCGTTGGCACTCGTACCATTTACAGAAGAGGAACAG AGAAATTTCTCCATGTCTGTGAACAGTGCAGCTGTGCTGCGACTCACAGGAAGGGGAGTGGGGACGGTGGTGGGGGCCCCGAGGGGCCGAAGTTCCTCGCGGGGTCGAG GACGAGGCCGAGGAGAAGGAGGCTTTTACCAAAGAAGCTTTGATGACGGTGAGGGAGGGTTTGGTCGCGGCGGGAGAGAGATGCACCGCTCACAGAGCTGGGAGGAAAG gggAGACAAAAGATTTGAAAAACCAGGTCGAAAAGATCCAG ATGTTGCAACAGCCCACTTCCAGCTGAATCACA CAGTTAGGGCGAACTACGAGGAGGGCGTGGCCGTCCCGGGCCGGAAACACGAGTTCACGCGCTCCGAGAGCGAGAACTGGCGGGTGTCCCGCGAGGAGCAGAACGGCGGCGACGACGACGAGGGGGGCTGGCGTCTGGCGGGCTCACGGCGGGACGGCAGCGACAGGTGgtgcccccccagcccag AAGGCCCGCGCTCAGCCGGGTGGGACCAGCGGCGGCGCTTCCCGTTCGACGGGCGCGAGGAGGAGCGCGGGTACCGGCGGGCGCAGGACGACGAGCGGGACAGCCTGCCGGAGTGGTGCCTGGAGGACGCCGAGGAGGAGACGGGCACCTTCGACTCCTCCGGCGCCTTCCTGTCCCTCAAGGGCAGGGCCGCAGAGCTCTCGGGCCTCCCGCAGATGAAG CAGAAAGCCCCCAAGGAGCCCAtcctggaggaggcggagctggactTCCGACCCGCGGAGGACTGCGAGGCGCACGTCGACCCAGACGAGACCAAAGAAACGGACACCCCCGCTGGGAAGGAGGCGgacgggagggagg ACTCTGGGAAGTCGGAAGAAGAGGCAGCCCCTCCCCTGTCGACGCCCCCATGTCCAGCAGAGCCCCAGCTCCTGCGCCCCACGCCCTCTCCCCCGCATCAGCccgagagggaggaggacaCGCCTCCTCCCCCCGAGGCGTGGCCGGTGCCCAGTAAAGCCCCGCCCTCCATCGCCCCTCCCACCAGCACAGTCGCACAGCAGCAGCtggctcccccctccctccaag AAACCTCCACCCCCACGTTTGCTGCCACGCAGCAGCGGCGGCCCCCCGACATGCCCCAGCTGGTCCCTGGGCCCCTCCCATTTCCGGCAGGCATCATGGCCCCCATCGGGCAGCCAGAGGCCTTGCCACACGACGCGGATGACGACGAGGGactgaagcactttgagcag GAAGCGGAGAAGATGGTGGCGTACCTCCAGGAGGACGACAAGCTTTCCGCCTCAGGCCTGGAGCCGGCCAAGCCCGCCGCCCTCCCGCTCTCCCACGAGGCTGCGCTCAAGTGGTTTTACAAAGACCCTCAGGGAGAGATACAGG ggcCCTTCTCCAACCAGGAGATGATGGAGTGGTTCCAGGCCGGGTACTTCACCATGACCCTGCTGGTGAAGAGGGGGTGTGACGAGCTCTTCCAGCCACTCGGCGAGATCATCAAGATGTGGGGGCGGGTCCCCTTCacacctggcccctcccccccgcccatgCTG GGCGACGTGGACCAGGCGAGGCTGAAGAGACAGCAGGAGCTCACAGCCCTCAACCTGtaccagctgcagcagctgcagtacCAGTACCTCATCAG GCAGCAGTATGCACAGGCCCTGGCCCAGCAGCAGAAGGCCGCGGCCCTGGGGGCCCCACAGCagccacagcaacagcagcacctCAACCTCCTGCTCCAGCAGTACCAGGCCCTCAAGATGAG gACGTCTGAACAGAGCCTGGTCCCGCCCGTCACGCGCTCCATGTCCGTACCGGACTCGGGTTCCGTCTGGGAACTGCAGAACCCGTCCCCGCAGGCCTCGGCGTCGGCCACCGTCGCGCACGCGGCCCGCAGCG CGTGGGAAGGGGGAAGCGTGTGGGATCTTCCGGGCGACTCCGTGGCGCAGGCTCCCTCCCTGGAGCAAATCCAGCAGCTGGAGAAGGCCAAAGCCGCGGCGAAG ctggagcaggagcgcaaggaggcggagctgcgggctaagagggaggaagaggagcgcaAACGTCGGGAGGAGGCCCTTCTGGCTCAGCAGGAGGAAGAGCGCAAAcgcagggaggaagaggagctggcCCGACGGCAACAG GAGGAGGCTCTgaggctgcagcaggagcaggaggaggcgctGCGCAGgcagaaggaagaggaggaagaggaggcgcGCCGtctgcaggagaggaagaggcgggaggaggaagagaggaggcaAAGGGAAGAGCTGCTACGCAAGCAG GAGGAGGAGCGCAAGAaacaggaggagctggaggcgcTGCgccggctggaggaggagaagcgcctggaggaggaggcgcggctgctgcagcaggaggagcagaagaaGCGAGAGCAGGACGTGCAGCGGCAGAGGCAGCAGGAGGCGCTGCggaggctgcagcagcagcagcagcagcagcagctggctcAGATGAAG cTCCCTTCTTCCTCCAAGTGGGGCCAGCAGGCGGCCGGCTCCCTGCCGCTGTGCCAGGCCCAGAGCGCGCTGTCGCTGGCCGAGATccagaagctggaggaggagagggagcggcaAGCCCTGGAGGAG aggcatcagcagcagcaggagctgaTGAGAGtcatccagcagcagcagcagcagcagcagcagcaggctcaGTCCCAGTCCCAGCCCCAGTCCCGCCTCCCGGGCTGGGGCTCCGCCTCCCGCCAGCCCTCCGCCACGCCCAAGTCCCTGCTGGAGATCCAGAGGGAGGAAGCCCAGCAGATGAAGCAGAGGAAGGAAGCGCCGCAGCCAGGCTGCCCCCAGCAGACCCGAACC agcagcagcagcagcagcagcagtgtgggctCCGTGTGGGGCTCGGCGAGCAGCGGCAGCCTGCAGTGGGGCACCGACGCGGGGAGCATCTGGAGCAGCCCGGCGGACGCCAGCAACGCCAACCTGGGCTTCTGGGACGAGGCTGCGAAGGAGGCCGCCACAACCCCCCCGCAGAAGAACCCCGCCAAGAAGAACAAGAGCAACGCCAACCTCAG ccACTCATCGAGCGGCCGAGCCAATAAgaaggcggaggaggaggagaagctgctGAAGCTGTTCCAGGGCGTGAATCAGACTCAGGACGGGTTCACACAGTGGTGTGAACAGGCCCTGCACACACTCAACACCGCCAACAACCTGGATG TTCCCACGTTCACATCGTTCCTGAAGGAGGTGGAGTCTCCCTACGAGGTGCACGACTACGTCAGGGCCTACCTCGGAGACACGCCCGAGTCCAAGGAGTTCGCCAAGCACTTTCTGGAGCGCCGTGCCAAACAGAACGCCAACCACCAGACGGCGCCGCCGCAACCGCCGCTGCAGCCAGCGCAGCCAGCGCGGCCAGCGCCACAGCAGAAAGCACAGCAGCAgccg GATTCCGTGTGGGGCGGGACCCAGCCAGGACGTCAGTCAATTTTTCAGTCCAATCACAGCAGCCTGCAGCAGGCCCGCTTTGAGACGGTCACatcagggaagaagaagaagaaacagaagatGGTACGAGCCGACCCAAGCCTGCTAG GTTTTTCTGTGAACGCCTCATCAGAACGGTTGAACATGGGGGAGATAGAGACGGTAGAGGACTTTTGA
- the LOC135256478 gene encoding GRB10-interacting GYF protein 2-like isoform X1 has translation MELEFQGTMAETQMLNFGPEWLRALSGGGGGGGGGSSNSVASPPLSPALPKYKLADYRYGREEMLALYVKDNKIPLDLHDKEFLPILQEEPLPPLALVPFTEEEQRNFSMSVNSAAVLRLTGRGVGTVVGAPRGRSSSRGRGRGRGEGGFYQRSFDDGEGGFGRGGREMHRSQSWEERGDKRFEKPGRKDPAVDVATAHFQLNHTVRANYEEGVAVPGRKHEFTRSESENWRVSREEQNGGDDDEGGWRLAGSRRDGSDRWCPPSPEGPRSAGWDQRRRFPFDGREEERGYRRAQDDERDSLPEWCLEDAEEETGTFDSSGAFLSLKGRAAELSGLPQMKQKAPKEPILEEAELDFRPAEDCEAHVDPDETKETDTPAGKEADGREDSGKSEEEAAPPLSTPPCPAEPQLLRPTPSPPHQPEREEDTPPPPEAWPVPSKAPPSIAPPTSTVAQQQLAPPSLQETSTPTFAATQQRRPPDMPQLVPGPLPFPAGIMAPIGQPEALPHDADDDEGLKHFEQEAEKMVAYLQEDDKLSASGLEPAKPAALPLSHEAALKWFYKDPQGEIQGPFSNQEMMEWFQAGYFTMTLLVKRGCDELFQPLGEIIKMWGRVPFTPGPSPPPMLGDVDQARLKRQQELTALNLYQLQQLQYQYLIRQQYAQALAQQQKAAALGAPQQPQQQQHLNLLLQQYQALKMRTSEQSLVPPVTRSMSVPDSGSVWELQNPSPQASASATVAHAARSAWEGGSVWDLPGDSVAQAPSLEQIQQLEKAKAAAKLEQERKEAELRAKREEEERKRREEALLAQQEEERKRREEEELARRQQEEALRLQQEQEEALRRQKEEEEEEARRLQERKRREEEERRQREELLRKQEEERKKQEELEALRRLEEEKRLEEEARLLQQEEQKKREQDVQRQRQQEALRRLQQQQQQQQLAQMKLPSSSKWGQQAAGSLPLCQAQSALSLAEIQKLEEERERQALEERHQQQQELMRVIQQQQQQQQQQAQSQSQPQSRLPGWGSASRQPSATPKSLLEIQREEAQQMKQRKEAPQPGCPQQTRTSSSSSSSSVGSVWGSASSGSLQWGTDAGSIWSSPADASNANLGFWDEAAKEAATTPPQKNPAKKNKSNANLSHSSSGRANKKAEEEEKLLKLFQGVNQTQDGFTQWCEQALHTLNTANNLDVPTFTSFLKEVESPYEVHDYVRAYLGDTPESKEFAKHFLERRAKQNANHQTAPPQPPLQPAQPARPAPQQKAQQQPDSVWGGTQPGRQSIFQSNHSSLQQARFETVTSGKKKKKQKMVRADPSLLGFSVNASSERLNMGEIETVEDF, from the exons ATGGAATTAG AATTTCAAGGAACAATGGCAGAAACCCAGATGCTGAACTTTGGACCCGAGTG GCTTCGCGCCCTGtccggcggtggcggcggcggcggcggcggcagcagcaacAGCgtcgcctcccctcccctctcaccaGCGCTGCCAAAGTACAAGCTGGCGGATTACCGCTACGGCAGAGAGGAGATGTTAGCACTTTATGTAAAGGATAATAAG ATTCCTCTAGATCTGCATGATAAGGAGTTCCTCCCTATTTTACAAGAGGAGCCCCTCCCACCGTTGGCACTCGTACCATTTACAGAAGAGGAACAG AGAAATTTCTCCATGTCTGTGAACAGTGCAGCTGTGCTGCGACTCACAGGAAGGGGAGTGGGGACGGTGGTGGGGGCCCCGAGGGGCCGAAGTTCCTCGCGGGGTCGAG GACGAGGCCGAGGAGAAGGAGGCTTTTACCAAAGAAGCTTTGATGACGGTGAGGGAGGGTTTGGTCGCGGCGGGAGAGAGATGCACCGCTCACAGAGCTGGGAGGAAAG gggAGACAAAAGATTTGAAAAACCAGGTCGAAAAGATCCAG CAGTAGATGTTGCAACAGCCCACTTCCAGCTGAATCACA CAGTTAGGGCGAACTACGAGGAGGGCGTGGCCGTCCCGGGCCGGAAACACGAGTTCACGCGCTCCGAGAGCGAGAACTGGCGGGTGTCCCGCGAGGAGCAGAACGGCGGCGACGACGACGAGGGGGGCTGGCGTCTGGCGGGCTCACGGCGGGACGGCAGCGACAGGTGgtgcccccccagcccag AAGGCCCGCGCTCAGCCGGGTGGGACCAGCGGCGGCGCTTCCCGTTCGACGGGCGCGAGGAGGAGCGCGGGTACCGGCGGGCGCAGGACGACGAGCGGGACAGCCTGCCGGAGTGGTGCCTGGAGGACGCCGAGGAGGAGACGGGCACCTTCGACTCCTCCGGCGCCTTCCTGTCCCTCAAGGGCAGGGCCGCAGAGCTCTCGGGCCTCCCGCAGATGAAG CAGAAAGCCCCCAAGGAGCCCAtcctggaggaggcggagctggactTCCGACCCGCGGAGGACTGCGAGGCGCACGTCGACCCAGACGAGACCAAAGAAACGGACACCCCCGCTGGGAAGGAGGCGgacgggagggagg ACTCTGGGAAGTCGGAAGAAGAGGCAGCCCCTCCCCTGTCGACGCCCCCATGTCCAGCAGAGCCCCAGCTCCTGCGCCCCACGCCCTCTCCCCCGCATCAGCccgagagggaggaggacaCGCCTCCTCCCCCCGAGGCGTGGCCGGTGCCCAGTAAAGCCCCGCCCTCCATCGCCCCTCCCACCAGCACAGTCGCACAGCAGCAGCtggctcccccctccctccaag AAACCTCCACCCCCACGTTTGCTGCCACGCAGCAGCGGCGGCCCCCCGACATGCCCCAGCTGGTCCCTGGGCCCCTCCCATTTCCGGCAGGCATCATGGCCCCCATCGGGCAGCCAGAGGCCTTGCCACACGACGCGGATGACGACGAGGGactgaagcactttgagcag GAAGCGGAGAAGATGGTGGCGTACCTCCAGGAGGACGACAAGCTTTCCGCCTCAGGCCTGGAGCCGGCCAAGCCCGCCGCCCTCCCGCTCTCCCACGAGGCTGCGCTCAAGTGGTTTTACAAAGACCCTCAGGGAGAGATACAGG ggcCCTTCTCCAACCAGGAGATGATGGAGTGGTTCCAGGCCGGGTACTTCACCATGACCCTGCTGGTGAAGAGGGGGTGTGACGAGCTCTTCCAGCCACTCGGCGAGATCATCAAGATGTGGGGGCGGGTCCCCTTCacacctggcccctcccccccgcccatgCTG GGCGACGTGGACCAGGCGAGGCTGAAGAGACAGCAGGAGCTCACAGCCCTCAACCTGtaccagctgcagcagctgcagtacCAGTACCTCATCAG GCAGCAGTATGCACAGGCCCTGGCCCAGCAGCAGAAGGCCGCGGCCCTGGGGGCCCCACAGCagccacagcaacagcagcacctCAACCTCCTGCTCCAGCAGTACCAGGCCCTCAAGATGAG gACGTCTGAACAGAGCCTGGTCCCGCCCGTCACGCGCTCCATGTCCGTACCGGACTCGGGTTCCGTCTGGGAACTGCAGAACCCGTCCCCGCAGGCCTCGGCGTCGGCCACCGTCGCGCACGCGGCCCGCAGCG CGTGGGAAGGGGGAAGCGTGTGGGATCTTCCGGGCGACTCCGTGGCGCAGGCTCCCTCCCTGGAGCAAATCCAGCAGCTGGAGAAGGCCAAAGCCGCGGCGAAG ctggagcaggagcgcaaggaggcggagctgcgggctaagagggaggaagaggagcgcaAACGTCGGGAGGAGGCCCTTCTGGCTCAGCAGGAGGAAGAGCGCAAAcgcagggaggaagaggagctggcCCGACGGCAACAG GAGGAGGCTCTgaggctgcagcaggagcaggaggaggcgctGCGCAGgcagaaggaagaggaggaagaggaggcgcGCCGtctgcaggagaggaagaggcgggaggaggaagagaggaggcaAAGGGAAGAGCTGCTACGCAAGCAG GAGGAGGAGCGCAAGAaacaggaggagctggaggcgcTGCgccggctggaggaggagaagcgcctggaggaggaggcgcggctgctgcagcaggaggagcagaagaaGCGAGAGCAGGACGTGCAGCGGCAGAGGCAGCAGGAGGCGCTGCggaggctgcagcagcagcagcagcagcagcagctggctcAGATGAAG cTCCCTTCTTCCTCCAAGTGGGGCCAGCAGGCGGCCGGCTCCCTGCCGCTGTGCCAGGCCCAGAGCGCGCTGTCGCTGGCCGAGATccagaagctggaggaggagagggagcggcaAGCCCTGGAGGAG aggcatcagcagcagcaggagctgaTGAGAGtcatccagcagcagcagcagcagcagcagcagcaggctcaGTCCCAGTCCCAGCCCCAGTCCCGCCTCCCGGGCTGGGGCTCCGCCTCCCGCCAGCCCTCCGCCACGCCCAAGTCCCTGCTGGAGATCCAGAGGGAGGAAGCCCAGCAGATGAAGCAGAGGAAGGAAGCGCCGCAGCCAGGCTGCCCCCAGCAGACCCGAACC agcagcagcagcagcagcagcagtgtgggctCCGTGTGGGGCTCGGCGAGCAGCGGCAGCCTGCAGTGGGGCACCGACGCGGGGAGCATCTGGAGCAGCCCGGCGGACGCCAGCAACGCCAACCTGGGCTTCTGGGACGAGGCTGCGAAGGAGGCCGCCACAACCCCCCCGCAGAAGAACCCCGCCAAGAAGAACAAGAGCAACGCCAACCTCAG ccACTCATCGAGCGGCCGAGCCAATAAgaaggcggaggaggaggagaagctgctGAAGCTGTTCCAGGGCGTGAATCAGACTCAGGACGGGTTCACACAGTGGTGTGAACAGGCCCTGCACACACTCAACACCGCCAACAACCTGGATG TTCCCACGTTCACATCGTTCCTGAAGGAGGTGGAGTCTCCCTACGAGGTGCACGACTACGTCAGGGCCTACCTCGGAGACACGCCCGAGTCCAAGGAGTTCGCCAAGCACTTTCTGGAGCGCCGTGCCAAACAGAACGCCAACCACCAGACGGCGCCGCCGCAACCGCCGCTGCAGCCAGCGCAGCCAGCGCGGCCAGCGCCACAGCAGAAAGCACAGCAGCAgccg GATTCCGTGTGGGGCGGGACCCAGCCAGGACGTCAGTCAATTTTTCAGTCCAATCACAGCAGCCTGCAGCAGGCCCGCTTTGAGACGGTCACatcagggaagaagaagaagaaacagaagatGGTACGAGCCGACCCAAGCCTGCTAG GTTTTTCTGTGAACGCCTCATCAGAACGGTTGAACATGGGGGAGATAGAGACGGTAGAGGACTTTTGA